In Hyalangium gracile, the genomic stretch TGTCGACGCCGATCTCCAGCTTCGTCCCGCCCGTGGCGCAGTTGGCGCCCGCCGCCTCGGGAGTCGTCAGCGCCAGCGTGGCCAGGCCCTCCGCGCCGATGGGCCCCTGCGGACCGGTGGCGCCTTGTGGACCGGCGGCGCCTGTGTCGCCCTTGGCGCCCGGATCTCCCTTCGGCCCCTGCGGACCGGCCGGACCCGCGGGCCCGACTTCACCCTGGGGCCCCGGGGGTCCTCCCGCGGGACCCGGCTCGCCCTGAGGACCCGCTGGACCCGCCGGACCCGCCGGACCCGCTGGACCCGCTGGACCTGGGTCACCCGGATCTCCCTTCGGCCCCTGGGACTCGTCGCACGCGCTCAGCGCCACCACCGCGGTGAGAGGAAGGATTCGCAGCCAGCGCCATCCAGAGAGACTTCGCCACGTCTTGGGTGTCTTCCGCATTCCAGCTCCTTGGAGAGAGGGCGGGGCGCCCAGGACACCAGGGCCCCCGCCGTGAGCGATGCCCGTGCGGGGCCGCGCACGGTGTCTCGGAACCAACACATTGAGTGTGCTCCGAGCCAGACGCCGTGGCGAGCACTTAGCCGGTGGGTGCGGATCATCCGACCCGGTTGCGCTGGGATTCCCCGGCTTTCCTCAAACTCTACTCAGCGTGTTCTTCCCCAGAGTGAAACCCCGTGGTTTGTTGGGCGGCCAACACTTTGTGTGAAAGGCACGCGCGCATGTCCGAGCCGTACATTGGTGAGATCCGGATGTTTGCTGGCAACTTCGCTCCCCGAGGCTGGGCGTTCTGCAACGGGCAGCTGCTGAGCATCGCGCAGAACTCCGCTCTCTTCTCCCTCCTGGGCACCACGTATGGCGGGAACGGGCAGACGACGTTTGCCCTGCCCAACCTGCAGGGACGCGTCCCCATGCACTGGGGAACGGGGCCGGGCCTCACGCCGCGCACCCTGGGCGAGAGCAGCGGCTCGGAGAGCGTCACCCTGATCAGCACGCAGATGCCAGCCCACACCCACTCGCTCCATGCGAGCGGTACCCAGGGCGATCAGTTCACCCCCGAGGGGCACGTGCCCGCGATGCTGATCAACTCGACGGGCCAGCCGGAGAACGCCTACAGCGCGACGATCAACACCACGATGAACGCGGCGGCCATCGGCGCGGCGGGAGGCAACCAGCCCCACAACAACATGCAGCCCTACCAGTGCGTGTCCTTCATCATCGCGCTCCAGGGCATCTACCCCTCGCGCAACTGAGTCACCGCCCGGCGGGCGAGGACGCGCTGGCGCCCTCGCTCCCGGCGGCATGCGCGCTGAAGGTGCTCCGGTAGGACGGCCACGCGTCGTACAGGTAGAGCGAGAACGGCACCCACCAGATGAAGTCGTTGGTGAGGCAGAGCACCAGCGTGGCCGGAGGCCACTCGCCCCGGAGGATGAGCAGGCCCAGGCCGATGGGGCCCAGCACCTTGCCCAGCAGCCCCACCGCCGCCAGCAAGAAGCCGTGCTCGGGCCGGCGCGCCACCTCCGCGTAGGCGATGCCGTACACGCCGATGACCATGCCCAGGCAGGCGAAGATGGCCGGGTGGTTGAGCAGCGGCATCCGCGCGAACCGGAAGAGCCACTGCGGCTCCACCGCCGAGTACAGGCCCCACACCACGTTGTAGCCCGCGGCGGCCGAGAACACCGCGCGGTGCAGCGAGCGCCGCTTCATGACCGGGAGCCTAGCCTCGGCGCCAGGGTGGCGGGCTCCGAAAAATTCCGGACTCCGGGCCGCGCCCTCTCACGCGGCCCGGAGCCTCGGTCCTTCCAGCAAAAATTCCGGGCTCCGGGACGCGCCCTCTCACGCGGCCCGGAGCCTCGGTCCCTCAGCCAATCCAAGGGGGGATTGTCCGGCTAAGGGATGGGTACCAGCTGATCCACCGCCGCGGTGCCCGTGTACTGCGTGGGGCCGTTGAGGAACCCCTTGAGCTGGACGCGGTAGGTGCCCGCCACCGGGCGGGGAATGGAGACGGACTCCGAGGAGGAGGTGCCCGAGGCGCTGCTGGCCACGAGGCTCCCGTTCGGTCCATAGACGTAGAGATCCAGGTCGAACGCCGCGAGCGCCCAGCTCGTCTGGATGCGCAGCGCGCTCATGCCACCGGGCACCACGACGTTGTGGTTGTGCTCGGAGGCCAGCAGCGTCACGTCCCCGATGGGGAGCTTGAGCGAGGCGTTCACCGTGCCCGTCCAACCCGGCAGCGGGGTGGTGGCGGTGGTGTAGCGCGTGCCCGCGGTGGAGGCCGCCACGCGCACCGCCTCGTAGGCATCCGCGTAGCCGGCGCCCGCCTCCCACTCGGCGAGCTGCCGCGTGGTGCCGTCCGCGTTCTTGGCGAAGATGGGCCTGGCGGTGGAGGTGAGGGCCGCCAGCACGCCGTCCATGTTCAGCGCCGGGTTCACCTCGAGCATCAGCGCCACCACGCCGCTCAGGTGCGGGGTGGCCATGGAGGTGCCGGACAGCGCCGCGTAGAAGGGCTCGGGCGACAGGCCGTCGAGGCCCAGGTATGGCGCGGCGATGGCGGGCAGCGCCGTGGTGGCGCGCGCGGCGACGATGTTCACGCCCGGCAGGGTGATGTCCGGGTGGTGGAGCGCGTCCCCGGGCACGCCGCGGCTGGAGAAGTCCACCAGCTCGCCCGGCGCGTCCTGCGACAGCAGCGGGTTGGTGGCGGTGCGCGTGTCGCGCGAGGTGCCGGCCGCCACGGAGATGACGCACGGCGAGGCGCTGTACGGGTTGAGGGTGTCGGCGCCCGGGCCATCGTTGCCGGCGGCGAAGGTGACGACCATGCCCTGGTCGTACGCGCGCTTGGAGGCGATGCTCACCGGGTCGAACGGCGCGAAGCGGCTGCCGCTGGTGCCCCAGGAGTTGGAGATGACGCGGACGTTGTACGTCTCGCGGATGTCCGGATCCATGAGGAAGTCGAAGCCCTCGAGCGCGAAGAGGATGTTGATGGCATCCCCCACGCCCACGCCCACCAGGTTCACCCCGGGGGCCACGCCCTTGTGCAGGCCGCCGGAGCGCGCGCCCGAGCCGCCGATGGTGCTGGCCACGTGGGTGCCGTGGCCGCTGGTCAGGTCGCTGTTGGGCGTGTCCAGGTAGAGCGCGCCGCCGATGCCCATGCCCAGCGGATTGCCCACCACCTTCACGTTCTTCACCACGTTGGGGAAGTCGCCGTGGGTGCCGTCGATGCCCGAGTCGATGACGCCCACGCCGATGCCGTGCCCGGTGGCCTGGAAGGCGGTGCGCGCGGTGTCCGCGTGGATGTAGGCGTTGCTCACGTCCAGGAAGTAGTGGAGCGGGCGGTTCTCGTAGATGGAGAGCAGCCCGAGCGGCTGGAGCAGCCCCTTCAGCGTGGACAGCAGGCTGGGGGTGACGGGGACCGTCAGCGTCACCATGGGCAGCTCCTGGAGCGCCCCGAGCTCCTGCCCCACCACCAGGCCCAGCGAGCCGGTGAGGGCGCTCAGCGCGGCGGGGACGGCCGCATCCTCATTGAAGGAGAGGATGAGCGTGCGCACGGCGCCGTCGGCCTGGAGGCGCGGGTCCACCACGGCCTGGGTGAGCGCGGCCAGGGCCTGGGGGCTCGAGTAGAGGGCGTCACAGGCGCTCTGCGCGGCCGCGGGCGGGTTGACAACCTTCTTCTTCGCGGTGACCACGGCGGA encodes the following:
- a CDS encoding phage tail protein translates to MSEPYIGEIRMFAGNFAPRGWAFCNGQLLSIAQNSALFSLLGTTYGGNGQTTFALPNLQGRVPMHWGTGPGLTPRTLGESSGSESVTLISTQMPAHTHSLHASGTQGDQFTPEGHVPAMLINSTGQPENAYSATINTTMNAAAIGAAGGNQPHNNMQPYQCVSFIIALQGIYPSRN
- a CDS encoding S8 family serine peptidase produces the protein MMKGFKSLGLVATTTLLGCGAGPASEQTASDAPSHSARPSAVVTAKKKVVNPPAAAQSACDALYSSPQALAALTQAVVDPRLQADGAVRTLILSFNEDAAVPAALSALTGSLGLVVGQELGALQELPMVTLTVPVTPSLLSTLKGLLQPLGLLSIYENRPLHYFLDVSNAYIHADTARTAFQATGHGIGVGVIDSGIDGTHGDFPNVVKNVKVVGNPLGMGIGGALYLDTPNSDLTSGHGTHVASTIGGSGARSGGLHKGVAPGVNLVGVGVGDAINILFALEGFDFLMDPDIRETYNVRVISNSWGTSGSRFAPFDPVSIASKRAYDQGMVVTFAAGNDGPGADTLNPYSASPCVISVAAGTSRDTRTATNPLLSQDAPGELVDFSSRGVPGDALHHPDITLPGVNIVAARATTALPAIAAPYLGLDGLSPEPFYAALSGTSMATPHLSGVVALMLEVNPALNMDGVLAALTSTARPIFAKNADGTTRQLAEWEAGAGYADAYEAVRVAASTAGTRYTTATTPLPGWTGTVNASLKLPIGDVTLLASEHNHNVVVPGGMSALRIQTSWALAAFDLDLYVYGPNGSLVASSASGTSSSESVSIPRPVAGTYRVQLKGFLNGPTQYTGTAAVDQLVPIP